In Rickettsiella endosymbiont of Aleochara curtula, one genomic interval encodes:
- the zapE gene encoding cell division protein ZapE: MIPLAAYQQQLLNQSLRNDAQQALAMQQFQAVYDELIAPQKWLAAKKNRKGLYVWGAVGRGKTYLMDLFYNHLPVAKSRYHFHQFMHHIHAELAQLQGISNPLKHIAKRLRKEVEVICLDEFLVHEIGDAMLLAQLLKALFAEDIVLVTTANTPPDDLYANGLQRGLFLPAITLIKQHLQIFHLDSAIDYRRAHLISKENELVCVMNPAQVQAVFDKLSKNTTVSYQALKINDRLITHLGCTQQLVWFDFSSICAIPRSQLDYLVIAQQFSTILISDVKPIGEYEDNLARLFIHLIDILYDANTRLILTSTLPIEDIYPKGRLSVEFERTKSRLAAFKEKWQNTH; the protein is encoded by the coding sequence ATGATTCCATTAGCCGCTTATCAACAACAACTACTCAATCAATCCTTGCGTAACGATGCGCAACAAGCTTTAGCCATGCAGCAATTTCAAGCGGTGTATGATGAATTAATCGCACCCCAAAAATGGCTAGCTGCTAAAAAAAATCGTAAAGGGTTGTATGTATGGGGCGCTGTCGGTCGTGGCAAAACCTATTTAATGGATTTGTTTTACAATCATCTACCGGTTGCTAAATCACGTTATCACTTTCATCAATTTATGCATCACATCCATGCTGAGCTCGCTCAGTTGCAGGGAATATCGAATCCATTAAAGCATATTGCGAAACGTCTGCGTAAAGAAGTCGAGGTGATATGTTTAGACGAGTTTTTAGTGCACGAAATCGGCGATGCGATGTTGTTAGCACAATTATTAAAAGCATTATTTGCCGAAGATATTGTATTAGTCACTACTGCCAATACTCCCCCAGACGATTTATATGCTAATGGTTTGCAACGCGGACTGTTCTTACCGGCAATTACTTTAATCAAGCAACATCTACAAATTTTTCATTTAGACAGCGCGATTGATTATCGACGCGCGCATTTAATCAGCAAAGAAAATGAACTCGTTTGCGTCATGAATCCCGCACAAGTGCAAGCTGTATTCGATAAATTAAGCAAAAATACAACGGTTAGTTATCAAGCGCTTAAGATTAACGATCGTTTGATCACGCATTTAGGCTGTACTCAACAGTTAGTTTGGTTTGACTTTAGTTCAATTTGTGCGATACCGCGCAGCCAATTAGATTATTTGGTCATCGCACAACAGTTTTCGACTATTTTAATCAGCGACGTCAAACCCATCGGCGAATATGAAGATAATCTAGCGCGGCTGTTCATTCACTTAATTGATATCCTTTATGATGCGAACACACGACTGATCCTCACGTCAACGCTACCTATCGAGGATATTTATCCTAAAGGTCGACTCAGCGTTGAGTTTGAGCGTACAAAAAGTCGCTTAGCCGCTTTTAAAGAAAAATGGCAGAACACACACTAA
- a CDS encoding alpha/beta hydrolase, protein MTMTLPFPTDPLGKLLLPGPAGQLEIMTSSPETRRNPSTIAVICHPHPLFGGTMHNKVIYTLARCFNSMGLATVRFNFRSVGLSQGEYAKGIGETDDLLAVLTWLKACCPESSIWLAGFSFGAYVAARAAKVWPAKQLICVAPPIENFPFKELPPFPCPWILVQGDADEVVSPTAVFTWVNSLEHPPEVIKIHGATHFFHGHLIELRDRLTTTLNKAF, encoded by the coding sequence ATGACAATGACCCTACCATTCCCTACTGACCCATTAGGCAAGCTGTTGTTACCCGGCCCAGCCGGTCAGCTTGAAATCATGACCAGCTCACCCGAAACACGCCGCAACCCATCTACCATTGCGGTTATTTGCCATCCGCACCCTTTGTTTGGTGGAACCATGCACAATAAGGTTATCTACACCTTAGCGCGATGTTTCAACAGCATGGGGCTTGCTACAGTACGTTTTAATTTCCGTAGCGTTGGTCTCAGCCAGGGCGAATATGCCAAGGGCATCGGGGAAACCGATGATCTTTTGGCAGTACTAACCTGGTTAAAAGCATGCTGTCCTGAGTCAAGCATTTGGCTGGCAGGTTTTTCATTCGGTGCTTATGTAGCCGCTCGTGCTGCAAAAGTTTGGCCAGCAAAACAATTGATTTGTGTTGCACCTCCTATAGAAAATTTTCCCTTTAAAGAACTTCCGCCCTTTCCTTGTCCTTGGATATTGGTACAAGGTGATGCAGATGAAGTGGTATCACCTACAGCGGTATTTACTTGGGTAAATTCCTTAGAACATCCGCCAGAAGTCATTAAAATTCATGGGGCGACACATTTTTTTCACGGCCATCTGATAGAACTACGTGATCGGTTAACCACAACACTCAACAAAGCTTTTTAA
- a CDS encoding ABC transporter ATP-binding protein — MQALSIQGLSKIYKNGVIALKNIDLNVEEGDFFALLGPNGAGKSTTIGIVASLINKTAGTVKVFGHSIDSELEAAKSCIGIVPQELNFSIFERVIDVIVYQAGYYGVPRRLAKQRAEIYLKKLDLWDKRNHISMQLSGGMKRRLMIARALVHQPKLLILDEPTAGVDIEIRRSMWEFLRSINQQGITIILTTHYLEEAEYLCKNIAIIDKGSIIENTSMKHLLATLNMETFVFDLKKPLVEVPQSPFAMRLLDDVTLEVDVAKEQSLNNLFGFLEGHHIEVTSLRNKANRLEELFLNLIAANKNK; from the coding sequence ATGCAAGCATTGAGCATCCAAGGTCTCAGTAAAATCTATAAGAACGGCGTTATTGCGCTTAAGAATATTGATCTCAATGTGGAGGAGGGTGATTTTTTTGCTTTGTTAGGTCCGAATGGCGCCGGAAAATCCACGACCATCGGCATAGTCGCTTCTTTGATCAATAAGACCGCTGGAACGGTGAAAGTCTTTGGACATAGTATCGATAGCGAATTAGAAGCCGCTAAATCCTGTATTGGTATCGTTCCACAAGAACTTAATTTTAGTATCTTTGAAAGGGTTATCGACGTTATCGTTTATCAAGCCGGTTATTATGGTGTACCGAGACGTTTGGCTAAACAGCGCGCAGAAATCTATTTAAAAAAGCTGGATTTATGGGATAAGCGTAATCACATTTCTATGCAATTATCGGGTGGTATGAAACGCCGTTTGATGATAGCACGCGCCTTAGTACATCAACCGAAATTGCTGATCCTAGATGAACCGACTGCCGGTGTCGATATTGAAATACGGCGTTCAATGTGGGAGTTTCTACGCAGCATTAATCAACAAGGTATTACCATCATTTTAACTACACATTATTTGGAAGAAGCCGAATATCTGTGTAAAAACATCGCTATTATTGATAAAGGCAGCATTATAGAAAATACTAGTATGAAACATTTATTAGCGACCTTAAATATGGAAACCTTTGTGTTTGATTTAAAAAAACCGCTGGTGGAAGTACCACAATCGCCATTTGCGATGCGTTTACTAGATGATGTGACCTTAGAAGTCGATGTCGCTAAAGAACAATCGTTGAATAATTTATTTGGGTTTTTAGAAGGGCATCATATAGAGGTGACGAGTTTGCGTAATAAAGCCAATCGTTTAGAAGAATTATTTCTTAATTTGATTGCTGCGAACAAAAATAAATGA
- a CDS encoding ABC transporter permease, with product MQAKVYWIAFISLLRKEIKRFLRIWVQTLLPPLVTMTLYFLIFGNLIGQRLGNIEGYSYMQYIAPGLIMMSVITAAYTNVVTSFFGMRFQRSIEELIVAPLPNYLLLAGFVAGGVARGLLVGVLVTILALFFTQLHVYNIFVLLAIVPMTTILFSLAGFTNALFAKTFDDVSIVPTFVLTPLTYLGGIFYSIDLLPSFWRHISLFNPILYIVNSFRYGLLGISDIPVVIALSIIFLSCVVLFFINLYLLNRGKGIRT from the coding sequence ATGCAAGCAAAAGTCTACTGGATCGCGTTTATTAGTCTGTTGCGCAAAGAAATTAAACGTTTTTTGCGTATTTGGGTGCAAACTTTATTGCCACCTTTGGTGACGATGACGCTGTATTTTTTAATCTTCGGTAATTTGATCGGTCAACGCTTAGGTAATATAGAAGGTTATAGCTATATGCAATATATTGCACCTGGCTTAATTATGATGTCGGTAATTACTGCTGCGTATACCAATGTCGTTACTTCTTTTTTTGGCATGCGTTTTCAACGTAGTATTGAAGAACTGATCGTTGCGCCTTTGCCGAATTATTTATTATTAGCGGGATTTGTTGCCGGAGGTGTAGCGCGTGGCTTATTGGTTGGCGTATTAGTCACGATTCTTGCCTTATTTTTTACACAATTACATGTCTACAATATTTTTGTATTGTTAGCGATAGTACCGATGACCACGATCTTATTTTCGCTCGCTGGCTTTACTAATGCCTTGTTTGCTAAGACCTTTGATGATGTGTCTATTGTGCCGACGTTTGTGCTCACACCGTTGACTTATTTGGGTGGAATATTTTATTCCATCGATTTACTACCAAGTTTTTGGCGGCATATCTCCTTATTTAATCCGATTTTATATATCGTGAATAGTTTTCGCTATGGCTTACTCGGTATTAGCGATATTCCGGTAGTTATTGCTTTAAGCATCATTTTTTTAAGTTGTGTGGTGTTATTTTTTATCAATCTGTATTTACTGAATCGTGGTAAAGGCATCCGCACGTGA
- the hemH gene encoding ferrochelatase translates to MKSGVLLINLGTPQAPSSRAVRDYLAEFLSDRRVVELPAWFWQPLLRLVILPIRARRTAKLYQSIWMEEGSPLAVYTQRLTKQVQANLDDKYQVVLAMRYGQPSIQAGLKQLLAAGVSSITILPLYPQYSAATTASCLDKISQLLQRSRVIPNLRFIAGYFDHPLYIQALAHQIKESRIEQAKSNYLLFSFHGLPQRNIELGEPYQQQCFTSARLVAEKLQLSEDEYQVVFQSRFGAAQWLQPYCDAVLQALPARGIKNVTIICPGFAVDCLETLEEISKRYRELFLAAGGENFTYIPALNDSVEQVQLLSSLVC, encoded by the coding sequence GTGAAATCCGGTGTATTACTGATTAATTTAGGTACTCCGCAAGCACCGAGCTCGCGCGCCGTGCGTGATTATTTAGCTGAATTTTTAAGTGATAGACGCGTCGTGGAGTTGCCCGCTTGGTTTTGGCAGCCGTTGCTTAGATTAGTTATTTTGCCAATACGTGCGCGACGCACGGCGAAACTGTATCAAAGCATCTGGATGGAAGAGGGTTCACCCTTAGCCGTTTATACACAGCGCTTAACCAAACAAGTACAAGCCAATTTAGACGACAAATACCAAGTAGTGCTGGCTATGCGTTATGGCCAGCCAAGTATTCAGGCCGGACTCAAGCAATTACTCGCTGCAGGAGTTTCATCCATCACAATTTTACCCTTATATCCGCAGTATTCTGCGGCTACTACCGCCAGTTGTTTGGATAAAATCAGTCAATTATTGCAGCGATCGCGCGTTATTCCTAATCTGCGTTTCATTGCAGGCTATTTCGATCATCCGCTCTACATACAGGCGCTTGCTCATCAGATTAAAGAATCTCGAATAGAACAAGCAAAAAGTAATTATTTATTATTTTCTTTTCATGGTTTACCGCAACGCAATATTGAATTAGGCGAACCGTATCAACAACAATGTTTTACTAGCGCGCGATTAGTGGCAGAAAAGTTACAGTTATCTGAGGATGAATACCAAGTGGTATTTCAATCACGTTTTGGCGCAGCGCAGTGGTTACAACCGTATTGCGATGCCGTATTACAAGCGCTTCCAGCGCGCGGCATAAAGAATGTCACAATAATCTGTCCAGGATTCGCTGTCGATTGTTTAGAAACCTTAGAAGAGATTTCTAAACGTTATCGAGAGCTGTTTTTAGCCGCTGGTGGCGAAAATTTTACTTATATCCCCGCGTTAAATGATTCTGTGGAGCAGGTGCAGCTGCTGTCGAGTCTGGTTTGCTAA
- a CDS encoding flavohemoglobin expression-modulating QEGLA motif protein encodes MKNYEKAYRARLRELSDRIVQAQESIKILDSIKWGPEIQADFFKNKCKQLPKVDVDYYKKNSLAFDIDKKREEFQSLERDISREVGQLSSIGSIMLRMCREYQDVLRLLSARGKPEFSALSQELYGSADDAFYVNAPRLKDLVPIVSKALANIKDKTLNELDEKRYDSQQAAEILNQRLSLYFKHSGKAKNWVKVSDGIVADAAAGAEWIKIRKDALFSERDLRILEVHEGWVHMGTTLNGMQQPICTFLSKGPPSAIANQEGLAIIMELFHFVSSPMRIKKLTDRVTGIAMAEEGADFLQVFNFFQEQEHTPEESYKSSVRIFRGSLPNLGPFTKDLVYSKGFILIYNYLRLAVEQGLVDRIDLLFVGKTSLEDQRLLAHLFEEGLLVKPHYMPHQFRDLAALSCWMCYSLFFNQLDLNKLAIDYRNILQG; translated from the coding sequence ATGAAAAACTACGAAAAGGCTTATCGCGCACGCTTACGCGAATTATCGGATCGCATCGTGCAAGCGCAGGAATCGATAAAGATTTTAGACAGTATTAAATGGGGACCAGAAATACAAGCGGATTTTTTTAAAAATAAATGCAAACAATTACCTAAAGTAGATGTCGATTATTATAAAAAAAATAGTTTGGCATTTGATATAGACAAAAAACGCGAAGAATTTCAGAGCTTAGAACGTGATATTAGTCGCGAAGTTGGTCAATTAAGTTCGATTGGTAGCATTATGTTGCGTATGTGTCGTGAATATCAGGATGTATTACGCTTGTTAAGCGCGCGCGGTAAGCCGGAATTCAGTGCTTTATCCCAAGAATTATATGGGAGTGCCGACGATGCTTTTTATGTGAATGCGCCGCGTTTGAAAGATTTAGTACCGATCGTGTCAAAAGCATTAGCGAATATTAAAGATAAAACACTTAATGAACTCGATGAAAAACGTTACGATAGCCAACAAGCCGCAGAAATTCTGAATCAGCGTTTATCACTGTATTTTAAACACTCCGGTAAAGCGAAAAATTGGGTAAAAGTTAGCGATGGTATTGTGGCGGATGCGGCAGCGGGTGCCGAATGGATCAAGATACGTAAAGACGCTTTATTTAGTGAGCGTGATCTACGTATTCTAGAAGTGCACGAAGGGTGGGTGCACATGGGTACGACATTGAATGGTATGCAGCAACCGATCTGTACTTTTCTGAGTAAAGGTCCGCCTTCGGCGATTGCGAATCAAGAAGGTCTCGCGATTATTATGGAATTATTTCATTTTGTTTCCTCGCCGATGCGCATTAAAAAATTAACCGATCGTGTCACTGGCATTGCCATGGCAGAAGAGGGCGCTGATTTTCTGCAAGTATTTAATTTTTTTCAAGAACAAGAGCATACGCCGGAAGAAAGTTATAAAAGTAGTGTGCGTATTTTTCGCGGCAGTTTACCGAATTTAGGCCCGTTTACTAAAGATTTGGTTTACAGTAAAGGCTTTATTTTAATCTATAATTATCTACGTTTAGCGGTGGAACAGGGTTTAGTGGATAGAATTGACTTGTTATTCGTCGGTAAAACTAGCTTAGAAGATCAACGTTTATTAGCGCATTTGTTTGAAGAAGGATTGCTGGTAAAACCACATTATATGCCACATCAATTCCGCGATTTAGCGGCATTAAGCTGTTGGATGTGTTATTCGCTATTTTTTAATCAACTGGATCTGAATAAATTGGCCATCGATTACCGAAATATTTTACAGGGCTAA